One Littorina saxatilis isolate snail1 unplaced genomic scaffold, US_GU_Lsax_2.0 scaffold_818, whole genome shotgun sequence genomic region harbors:
- the LOC138957434 gene encoding uncharacterized protein codes for MASARFRMIGVVLFVVALSALEAYQWDGGPADKAKITACLGGSASFPWSILTGSETILNIAWSFQAPDKNKTTIATYQSTHFYATDSIRLGFVANAGLSIRFARPQDSGNYSVQVQLQQAKSSELVSAERTVTLSVTDLPPATQDGAFYVTLSDAVRDDVTQDWTLQLHCGQFVDLGQPPAVDVAWKTPSGEVRNSSYRDNDTFVLSVPSPVQGGNYSCRLPPSAPAVRCLTATSPLNAAAQLYVDDKDAILLFCEARQRELEQENKDQANLLEHQVMQISQQNGTIQDMVQVNKDQANLLQHQTMQISQQNRSMADMVQVNKNQAMQISQQNGTMADMLQVNKNQAMQISQQNGTMAEMKAELVEVMQANKDQAMQISQQNGTLADMVQVNKDQANLLQHQAMQISQQNRSMAEMKAELVEVMQANKDQANLLQLQKGIIEEMKADHLNLPTQLSTLTKTVKVPLRERNAANCLDWVKLDPLSDIRNVYISGDPITVYCDQTTDNGGWIVCVCVCVCVC; via the exons CGCTGGAGGCGTATCAGTGGGACGGAGGCCCTGCAGACAAGGCGAAGATCACGGCATGTCTAGGAGGCAGCGCGTCCTTCCCTTGGTCCATCTTGACGGGAAGTGAGACTATTCTCAACATTGCGTGGAGCTTTCAG GCACCGGACAAGAATAAGACAACCATAGCAACCTACCAAAGCACACATTTCTACGCGACGGACAGCATTCGTTTAGGTTTTGTCGCCAACGCGGGACTGTCTATACGCTTCGCCAGACCTCAGGATTCCGGCAACTATTCTGTGCAAGTGCAGCTTCAGCAAGCAAAGTCGTCCGAGCTTGTTTCAGCTGAGAGGACGGTGACGCTGTCTGTTACCG ACTTACCCCCAGCTACGCAAGATGGCGCCTTCTACGTCACACTGAGTGACGCAGTtcgagatgacgtcacacagGACTGGACACTGCAGCTACATTGTGGTCAATTCGTGGACCTTGGTCAACCCCCTGCTGTTGATGTCgcctggaag ACGCCATCAGGTGAGGTGAGGAACAGCAGCTACCGGGACAATGACACGTTCGTCCTGTCTGTGCCCAGCCCTGTCCAGGGAGGTAACTATTCCTGTCGTCTGCCCCCCTCCGCCCCCGCTGTCCGCTGTCTGACTGCTACCTCCCCGCTGAACGCTGCAGCCCAGCTCTACGTGGACGACAAGGACGCCATTTTGTTGTTCTGTGAGGCCCGCCAGAGGGAGCTAGAGCAGGAGAACAAGGACCAGGCGAACCTTCTTGAACACCAGGTGATGCAGATCTCGCAACAGAATGGAACCATACAAGATATGGTGCAAGTAAACAAGGACCAGGCGAACCTTCTTCAACACCAGACGATGCAGATCTCGCAACAGAATAGATCCATGGCAGATATGGTGCAAGTTAACAAGAACCAGGCGATGCAGATCTCACAACAGAATGGAACCATGGCAGATATGTTGCAGGTGAACAAGAACCAGGCGATGCAGATCTCGCAACAGAATGGAACCATGGCAGAAATGAAAGCTGAACTTGTTGAGGTGATGCAAGCAAACAAGGACCAGGCGATGCAGATCTCGCAACAGAATGGAACCCTGGCAGATATGGTGCAAGTGAACAAGGACCAGGCAAATCTTCTTCAACACCAGGCGATGCAGATCTCGCAACAGAATAGATCCATGGCAGAAATGAAAGCTGAACTTGTTGAGGTGATGCAAGCAAACAAGGACCAGGCGAATCTTCTTCAACTCCAGAAAGGAATCATAGAAGAGATGAAAGCTGACCATCTCAATCTGCCCACACAGTTATCTACACTGACTAAAACTGTGAAGGTCCCATTGAGAGAAA GAAATGCTGCAAACTGTTTGGACTGGGTGAAACTTGATCCACTAAGCGACATCCGCAACGTCTACATCTCAGGAGATCCAATCACTGTCTACTGTGATCAGACCACGGACAACGGAGGAtggattgtatgtgtgtgtgtgtgtgtgtgtgtgtgt